Sequence from the Suncus etruscus isolate mSunEtr1 chromosome 1, mSunEtr1.pri.cur, whole genome shotgun sequence genome:
ATGTATCTCCTGTCCACTGGCTCTGACAGACTGGAGGGGTCACCGCTGAGCCCACCTAGAGCCCTACATTCTATAAGCTCAAACTGTTCCATGTGGATTCTCTGCAGCCCTGTACCCAGGGGGCCCAAAGTTGACATAcgggactggagcagtagcacagtggggaaggtatttgccttgcacacggccagcctgggttcgatcctggcatctcatatggtctcatatggtcccctgaacctaccaggaatgattcctgagtgcaaaaccggGAGTAACCtcttgagcgccactggatgtggcccaaaacccacaatttttttttccttaaaataagaacaagggggccagagagatagcatggaggtaaggcgtttgccttgcatgcagaaggacagtggttcggatccaggcatcccatgtggtcccccgagcctgccaggagtgatttctaagcatagagccaatgggtgtgacccaaaaacaaacaaacaaacaaaaataagaacaagggCAAGTCCCATAGAACAAATAGAGAACTGGAGCAGTAATAAAGCCTGCCCCCCAGACCACGTTCATTGGCACCAACAAGGGTGGTGGTGGTCGTAGGAATCGGGACAGGATTGGAGCTGATTGGAGACATCCTTACAGACGTTTTGGGGTGTTGCATGCAGGACATAGAGGGTTTACAGTCTCTTCTCCTAGGAGACACCCTAAAGTGTTCAAGGGTCTGTCTGGAGAAAAGAAGGGCCGAGGGGTGCAGCCAAGAGCCTGACCCTGCTGCTTCCTCTTCCAGATGGGGTCCCCTTGCTGAAGGCCCGGGTGCTAATCTGCGTGGAAGGGCTCAACCTGGTCCTCTTGGAACAGGCCATCCAGGAGCAGAGGGAATACCAGCAAGACAGGGACAACAACGGCCCGCAGGACATGGAAGCTTCCAGAAGCACGGATTCCCCCATTCCTGAGCACCCACCCCCGGACACACGGGGTCCATGAACATGCAAGACTTGGCCTATGGACTGAGGACTGAGCTCCTGGAGACTGGGGCTGGGCTGAGAAGGAGGCAGTGCTGACACCTGAGGAGATCCCCTGACTGGTCTTGCACCCCACAACCGGGACAGCTTGGGAGGCGGCGCTGTGGGGCCCTGGCTGTGTCCTTAGTGGGGGCCCCGGAAAGTTCTAGAAGCCAGAAGAGAATAAAAGCGTTTGCAGGGAAGAGAGCTAGCTGTGCACGGGCTGCAGCGCCGCCGGCGGCCGCCAGGGGGAGCCGGCGAGCGGGGCGCGGGGAGGCCGAGGCGCTTCTCTGGTGAAGCGCGCGGAGAGGGCGCTGGGTGGGTGCACCGTGTCGTGGGGGTCCGGGGACCCTGAGGGGGACACGCCCGCCGAGGCTCAGCCCTCGCCCTCAGAGGGGCCCCTTGCAGCCTGATAGGCCAGGCCTGGCTCCTGGCACCCCTTGGGGCCTTGCGTGTACTTGGCCTCAGAAACCCCTTGACCTTTGACCTGTCCCCGGGACTCTCCAGGACGCCCCTGTGGGCAGGCCCCAGCGCCCCTAGAAGTTGTCAGTGCGTCTTCCTGGGGGTCCCCCCCAAGATGGGCTGGGTGAGGGGCAGCTGGGCAATTGGGGCCTGGGGGTCTCAGGATTGACTAGGTGGGGAGCAAGGGCCTAGGGGGTCAGACAGACTTGGGGCTCTTGTGGGAGTTGGGGTGGGGGCGGCGGATTTGGGGGGCTAGACAGCAGGGCCCAGGTCCATGGGCCGTGAGGGTCACGGGTGGCAAATGGGGGGTGCTGTAGGGCTCAGAcatcctgggggccagagtgattgcacagcagtagggcgtttgcctaccATAAGGCCGACCAAAGGACagaaccgggttcgatccccagcattccatataccaggagtgatttctgagtgctactgagtatgcccccccccaaaaaaaataaaataaaaaacaccccgGGGAGGGTGGCAGGCATGTATTCTCCATGGAGCCTGGAGGCACCCGGGCACCCCTTTCTGGGCAGGTGGACGCCATGGACATGTTCCAGAAGGTAGAGACCATCGGAGAGGGCGCCTATGGGGTGGTCTACAAGGCCAGGAACAAGGGCACCGGGCAGCTGGTGGCCCTGAAGATGATCAGGCTTAACCGGTGAGTTCCAGAGGGGGCAAAGGCCACAGAGCCTCCCAGCCGGGACCATCCCTCCACCAGAGGACACCCCATGCAGTGCCTCCCTCCAGCACCACCTGCTTTTCCTGTAGGGAGACTGAGGGGGTCCCTAGCACGGCTATTCGAGAGATCTCCCTGCTCAAGGAGCTGAAGCATCcaaacatcatcaggtgtggggCGCAGGGTGAAAGGGGCTGGGCCTGCCCCCCTGGGCACCACAGCCAGACTCAGGGTCCCCCTCTACCACCCTCCCCCAGGCTGCTGGATGTGGTGCTTAGCAAGGAGAAGCTGTACCTTGTGTTAGAATTCCTCAGCCAGGACCTGAGGAAGTGCATGGATGCCAGCCTGGGCACCCCACTGCCCCCACACCTTGTGAAGGTGGGAATGGGGTGCACTGGAAGGGGGTTCCCAGCACCTGGGAAGGGGGTGATGAGGGACCCAACTCTGGAAGGAAGTGAAGGGAGGGCAGGGAGGGATCCCCCTTAGTAGGTgataatgccccccccccccagagctaCCTCTTCCAGCTGCTTGAGGGCCTCAGCTTCTGCCACTCACATGGCGTCATCCACCGGGATCTGAAGCCACAGAACCTGCTCCTAGATGGACTGGGTGCCATCAAGCTGGCTGACTTTGGCCTGGCACGGGCTTTCAAGGTGCCCCTACGCACTTACACCCACGAGGTGCGTGTGGGGCGCAAAGGAGAGGAGGGCAGGTGGGCGGCCATTATGCCCCTGGCCCCTGTGACAATGCCTCTGCTCGACAGGTGGTGACCTTGTGGTACCGCGCCCCTGAAATACTGCTAGGAAGCAAGTTCTACTCAACGGCTGTGGACATGTGGAGCATCGGCTGCATCTTTGCCGAGATGGTAGCGGGGGTATTAGGAGGGGCACCTAGAACCACAGGAAGGGCCCCCAGGCTGCAGGGGGCTCTGAGTGAGGGAGCCAGACAGGGCCTGCACCTGACAGGCCCAaggccctgggttcgatcctcctTGCTCATAGGCCCACACCCTACATGACCCCCCAACAATAAAGTCAGCAACATACAAGGAGCTTTGGGAGTAACTCAGTAGGAACCAGCTTGGAATGACTCCCCCCTCTTTTAGGCCAGAGAGAAGTAGAgctgggaaggtgtttgccttgcatgtggcagacttgtTCGATCCCGAGCACCCCAtaatgttccccgagcctgccaggagtaatccaaaaaGAACAAAGCTCCTCCTTACCTGCCCCTTCTCTCATACCAGGTGACCTGCCAACCACTGTTTCTGGGGGACTCTGAGATTGACCAGCTCTTCCAGATCTTCCAGATCCTGGGGACCCCCAATGAAGCCATGTGGCCCGGGGTCACACAGCTGCCGGACTACAAGGGCAGTTTCCCCAAGTGGGCCTGGAAGGGGCTGGACAAGGTCATACCCAGCCTGGAGCCAGAGGGCAAAGATCTGCTCATGGTAGGTTCGGGGGTCCCTTGGTGCCAGCGCTACCCTGACCCCTCCAGAGAGTCCCCTTGACTGGTCCCCACACATGAGAAACCTGGGTTCTGGAGCCCACGCCAGCTCTCCTGGATAGAATTCCCTGGTTCCCACAGATCATTATCTTGggggattttgtttcttttttgtttttgagccttacctggcagtgctcagggattactcctggctctactcttttttttttttttt
This genomic interval carries:
- the CDK3 gene encoding cyclin-dependent kinase 3 translates to MDMFQKVETIGEGAYGVVYKARNKGTGQLVALKMIRLNRETEGVPSTAIREISLLKELKHPNIIRLLDVVLSKEKLYLVLEFLSQDLRKCMDASLGTPLPPHLVKSYLFQLLEGLSFCHSHGVIHRDLKPQNLLLDGLGAIKLADFGLARAFKVPLRTYTHEVVTLWYRAPEILLGSKFYSTAVDMWSIGCIFAEMVTCQPLFLGDSEIDQLFQIFQILGTPNEAMWPGVTQLPDYKGSFPKWAWKGLDKVIPSLEPEGKDLLMQLLCYDPRQRLSAKAALMHPYFWTETSPETSPGPQPCELEGR